One region of Mycobacterium riyadhense genomic DNA includes:
- a CDS encoding helix-turn-helix domain-containing protein, protein MFRLRPTARQHIALAACVDSHRELYNAALQERRDAWVHSKTRINYGDQSAQLTDIGSARPDVAVWSFASQQATLGRLDKAFGGFFRRVKTAKPAVKPGYRRFKGKAGFGCVEWPKDGDGVRWLPGTKRV, encoded by the coding sequence GTGTTTCGGCTGCGTCCGACAGCCCGTCAGCACATCGCGTTGGCGGCGTGCGTGGACTCTCACCGCGAGTTGTACAACGCCGCGTTACAGGAACGCCGGGATGCGTGGGTGCACAGCAAGACCCGCATCAACTACGGGGATCAATCCGCGCAGTTGACCGACATCGGGTCGGCGCGCCCGGATGTGGCGGTGTGGTCGTTTGCCAGTCAACAGGCCACGCTGGGTAGGCTCGATAAGGCGTTCGGCGGATTCTTCCGGCGAGTCAAGACGGCCAAGCCCGCCGTGAAGCCGGGCTATCGGCGGTTTAAGGGCAAGGCCGGGTTTGGTTGTGTGGAGTGGCCTAAAGACGGTGACGGCGTTCGCTGGCTGCCCGGCACGAAGCGGGTGTAG
- a CDS encoding RNA-guided endonuclease InsQ/TnpB family protein — protein sequence MQGIGQVKVELHRQVAGRVKTIQIKRQGRRWMLVLSCDDVLTNPVPVTGRQVGIDVGIASLATTSDGEHVDNPCWGRAAADKLAAAQQRLGRAKRGSKSRHERRETVAACHRKIANQRKDFHHKQARKLVAGYDLLVVEDLKIANMMRRAKPVVDEDHSG from the coding sequence TTGCAGGGGATCGGCCAGGTCAAGGTTGAACTGCACCGCCAGGTGGCGGGCCGGGTCAAGACTATCCAGATCAAACGCCAAGGCCGGCGCTGGATGCTGGTGCTGTCGTGCGACGACGTGCTAACCAATCCAGTGCCGGTCACCGGTCGCCAGGTTGGGATCGATGTCGGCATCGCGAGTTTGGCCACCACCAGTGACGGTGAGCACGTCGACAATCCGTGCTGGGGCCGGGCAGCGGCGGACAAGCTGGCTGCGGCGCAGCAGCGGCTGGGCCGAGCAAAGCGCGGGTCGAAGAGCCGCCACGAGCGTCGGGAGACTGTCGCTGCGTGTCATCGCAAGATCGCGAACCAGCGTAAGGACTTTCACCACAAACAGGCCCGTAAGCTCGTCGCGGGATATGACCTGTTGGTGGTGGAGGATCTCAAGATCGCCAACATGATGCGGCGGGCCAAGCCCGTTGTCGATGAGGATCATTCGGGGTAG
- a CDS encoding TetR/AcrR family transcriptional regulator → MPLKTSGTEAGSPGVRETQRLQTRARVFEAAVAEMSRSGLAGADVGAIVAAAGVARGTFYFHFPTKEHVLVELERLEEAKIVAKLNARATKRDDLASMLTLLVRQVLAAERRLGPVVFRDMLGLHFSPTRPIEDALGKHPLAEFVITAVADAQAVGQVSREADPGELGVIFMTGLFALLATGAPASRARNTLLDRYVKTVVHGMGER, encoded by the coding sequence GTGCCGTTGAAGACCTCTGGTACGGAGGCAGGCTCGCCGGGCGTGCGGGAGACCCAGCGCCTTCAGACACGGGCGCGGGTGTTCGAAGCCGCGGTGGCCGAGATGAGCCGATCCGGTTTGGCGGGTGCGGATGTAGGGGCGATCGTCGCGGCGGCGGGCGTAGCTCGAGGCACCTTCTACTTTCACTTCCCGACCAAGGAGCACGTGCTGGTCGAGTTGGAGCGCCTCGAAGAGGCCAAGATCGTAGCGAAGCTCAACGCGCGAGCGACCAAGCGAGACGATCTGGCGTCGATGCTCACGCTGCTGGTGCGCCAGGTGCTAGCCGCCGAGCGCCGGTTGGGTCCGGTGGTGTTCCGGGACATGCTGGGTTTGCACTTCTCGCCGACGCGACCCATCGAGGATGCGCTGGGTAAGCATCCGCTCGCCGAGTTTGTCATCACCGCGGTCGCCGACGCGCAGGCCGTCGGACAGGTATCTCGAGAAGCCGACCCGGGCGAGCTCGGCGTGATCTTTATGACCGGGCTATTCGCGTTGCTGGCCACCGGCGCGCCCGCGTCCCGGGCGCGGAACACGCTGCTGGACCGGTACGTCAAGACGGTCGTTCACGGGATGGGGGAACGATGA
- a CDS encoding class I adenylate-forming enzyme family protein translates to MHAGAPDTVPAILGGPAFTANEAARNRAAGWWSDSTLSDAVRRNAGHSPERAAFVEPIGVSLSWFEFDCAATALAEQLSGLGVTRGDRIAVWRGDSAATHVLLVAIERCGAIAVGIGARAGTREAGQILTSAHPKIVVADAQRRETAGGVAADLAVQLLVLADDGGVPFLDVDAKSRPLSVESQLGPDDVFLINSTSGTTGLPKCVVHTQNRWHYFHQKAVANGLLTADDVFLPVIPMPFGFGIWTRHTTPIYLGATAVILERFGTRAACEAIAHHKVSVLCCVSTQLTVLMADRACRGYDLSSLRVVFTGGEALPYRPAAGFEDLTGAKILQFYGSNETGLLSATRLDDPRERRLKTAGRIVPEMRVRLFDGDRDVTDTGRGQPACRGPATSLGYLGGTDHDKLFTRDGWMRMGDLCEIDADGYLSVTGRTSDFIVRGGKNISAAQVEEAVTTHPAIGVAAAVAMPDPVFGEKVCLYAELAEPRSIDLPELINHLLTLGVSKELLPERLIVVDELPRSSGGKIAKGQLREDVRVRIEANHERF, encoded by the coding sequence ATGCACGCCGGTGCGCCGGACACGGTGCCCGCGATCCTGGGTGGGCCCGCATTCACCGCCAACGAGGCGGCCCGGAATCGCGCGGCCGGTTGGTGGTCCGATTCGACGCTGTCGGACGCGGTACGTCGTAATGCGGGACACTCACCCGAGCGGGCGGCCTTCGTCGAACCTATCGGCGTCTCGCTAAGTTGGTTTGAATTCGACTGTGCGGCAACAGCTCTAGCCGAACAGCTGAGCGGACTTGGGGTGACCCGTGGCGACCGGATCGCGGTATGGCGCGGCGACTCCGCCGCCACGCACGTGCTGTTGGTTGCCATCGAGCGTTGTGGTGCCATAGCCGTCGGCATCGGCGCGCGGGCCGGCACCCGGGAGGCCGGCCAGATACTGACCAGTGCCCATCCCAAGATCGTCGTAGCCGACGCACAGCGCCGCGAAACCGCGGGCGGCGTAGCCGCCGACCTGGCAGTGCAGTTACTGGTCCTGGCTGATGACGGGGGAGTGCCATTTCTAGACGTCGACGCGAAGTCCAGGCCACTATCGGTCGAGTCGCAACTGGGCCCCGACGACGTCTTTCTAATCAACTCCACTTCCGGGACCACTGGGTTGCCCAAGTGTGTGGTACACACCCAAAACCGTTGGCATTACTTTCACCAGAAGGCCGTTGCGAACGGGCTGCTCACGGCGGACGATGTGTTCCTGCCCGTCATACCCATGCCATTCGGCTTCGGAATATGGACCAGGCATACGACTCCGATCTACCTCGGCGCCACAGCGGTGATCCTGGAGCGATTCGGTACCAGGGCGGCGTGTGAGGCGATAGCCCACCATAAGGTAAGCGTGTTGTGTTGCGTCAGTACACAATTGACGGTGCTGATGGCTGACCGTGCTTGCCGGGGTTACGACCTGAGTTCGCTGCGTGTCGTTTTCACCGGCGGCGAGGCCTTGCCATATCGGCCGGCCGCCGGGTTTGAGGATCTCACCGGTGCCAAGATTCTGCAGTTCTACGGATCGAATGAGACCGGGTTGCTCAGTGCGACCAGGTTGGACGACCCTCGCGAACGCCGGCTGAAAACCGCCGGCCGGATCGTGCCGGAAATGCGGGTTCGGCTCTTCGACGGCGACCGAGATGTCACCGACACTGGGCGTGGCCAGCCCGCGTGCCGAGGTCCGGCGACCAGCCTTGGCTATCTCGGCGGCACCGACCACGACAAGCTGTTTACCCGTGACGGGTGGATGCGCATGGGCGACCTCTGCGAAATCGATGCCGACGGCTATCTGAGCGTCACCGGCAGGACATCCGACTTCATCGTGCGCGGCGGCAAGAACATCAGCGCGGCGCAAGTCGAGGAAGCAGTCACAACCCATCCAGCCATCGGGGTTGCGGCCGCGGTCGCGATGCCCGATCCGGTGTTCGGCGAAAAGGTTTGCCTCTATGCCGAACTCGCTGAACCCCGCAGCATCGATTTGCCTGAGCTCATCAACCATCTGCTGACACTGGGCGTTTCCAAAGAGCTGCTGCCCGAACGCCTCATCGTGGTTGACGAGCTACCCCGATCTTCCGGCGGAAAGATCGCCAAAGGCCAACTCCGCGAGGATGTTCGAGTAAGGATTGAGGCCAATCACGAACGTTTCTAA
- a CDS encoding SDR family oxidoreductase, producing the protein MPNRLTGKVALVSGGARGMGASHVRALVAEGAKVVFGDILDDAGKAVAAEVGDTARYRHLDVTNPDHWAAAVETALTEFGELDVLVNNAGIINVGTFEDYALSEWQRILDVNLTGVFLGIRAVVKPMKAAGRGSIINISSIEGLAGTMGCHGYTATKFGVRGLTKSAALELGANGIRVNSIHPGLIKTPMTEWVPEDLFQTALGRAAEPQEVSNLVVYLASDESSYSTGSEFVVDGGCVAGLGHKDFSAIDTAQQPEWVT; encoded by the coding sequence ATGCCAAACCGATTGACCGGCAAGGTCGCCCTCGTCAGCGGCGGAGCCCGCGGCATGGGTGCGTCGCACGTGCGAGCGCTAGTCGCCGAAGGCGCCAAGGTGGTGTTCGGCGACATACTTGACGACGCGGGAAAGGCGGTGGCGGCCGAGGTCGGTGATACCGCTCGCTACCGCCACCTCGATGTCACCAACCCTGATCACTGGGCTGCCGCGGTCGAGACCGCCCTGACCGAGTTCGGTGAGCTCGATGTGCTGGTGAACAACGCCGGCATTATCAACGTCGGAACGTTCGAGGACTATGCGTTATCCGAATGGCAGCGAATCCTGGATGTCAACCTCACCGGTGTGTTCCTGGGCATCCGGGCGGTCGTCAAACCCATGAAAGCCGCTGGCCGCGGGTCCATTATCAATATCTCGTCCATCGAAGGACTGGCCGGCACCATGGGCTGCCACGGCTACACCGCGACGAAGTTCGGCGTGCGGGGTCTGACCAAGTCGGCGGCACTGGAACTGGGGGCCAATGGAATCCGGGTGAACTCGATCCACCCCGGGCTCATCAAGACACCGATGACCGAATGGGTACCCGAAGACCTCTTTCAGACCGCCCTGGGCCGTGCGGCCGAACCTCAGGAGGTTTCCAACTTGGTGGTCTACCTCGCTAGCGACGAGTCCAGCTACTCCACCGGCTCAGAATTCGTGGTTGACGGCGGGTGCGTTGCCGGCCTCGGCCACAAGGACTTCTCCGCCATCGATACTGCCCAGCAACCGGAATGGGTCACTTAA